In a genomic window of Spodoptera frugiperda isolate SF20-4 chromosome 18, AGI-APGP_CSIRO_Sfru_2.0, whole genome shotgun sequence:
- the LOC118277903 gene encoding UDP-glucosyltransferase 2: MADLKSVLFGVLLMFCSCEAYKILAIFPVPSTSHGILGDNMIKHLLNAGHEVTYITPFIKTKKYNHPNLKIVDVSANEEYFDESLTDIKMIMSGALDYKDPVLMAQLTIMLATTTLGNPNVHSFLKDPNQQFDVIIGEYMFSDMYSVFQAVFQCPFIWFSTIQPHWGILKMVHAPLNPSYNSDYIIGNVAPFTFKERVQELWYQLKGLFYHKYINPEQEDKVYQEHVVPILRAQGKPVPNYEELKYNASLVLGNSQVVFGNAVPLPPNYQHIGGFHIDEDVKPLPEDLKKLMDNAKNGVIYFSLGSNIRSKDLPDSMKEGLLEIFGKLKQTVIWKFEENLDKTPKNVHIVQWAPQQSLLGKLKCNDNYINGLYIYRYTAKIKEISVAYHHSPMKPGEALNFWVEHVVRTRGAPHLRSVALQVPLYQQAYLDLLAVILAAVAVILLVVKRILSLFTSESPKLKRN, from the exons atgGCGGATTTAAAAAGTGTTTTGTTTGGTGTATTGCTTATGTTTTGTTCGTGTGAAGCGTACAAGATTTTAGCTATTTTTCCTGTGCCCAGTACTAGTCATGGTATCCTTGGAGACAACATGATTAAACATCTTTTGAATGCTGGACATGAg GTTACATACATAACACCTTTCATCAAGACGAAGAAATATAATCATCCCAATCTGAAAATAGTAGACGTGTCTGCTAATGAAGAATATTTTGATG AAAGTCTGACGGACATAAAGATGATTATGTCAGGAGCGCTCGATTACAAAGACCCTGTACTAATGGCGCAGCTCACAATCATGTTGGCTACCACCACACTTGGTAATCCAAACGTCCACAGTTTCCTGAAAGACCCAAATCAGCAGTTCGATGTCATCATTGGAGAATACATGTTCTCCGACATGTATTCTGT CTTCCAAGCGGTATTCCAGTGTCCATTCATCTGGTTCTCCACAATACAGCCACACTGGGGGATTCTAAAGATGGTGCATGCACCCCTAAACCCCTCATACAACAGTGACTACATCATTGGCAACGTTGCCCCATTCACCTTTAAGGAAAGAGTTCAAGAGCTGTGGTACCAATTGAAAGGATTGTTTTATCATAAATA TATCAATCCTGAACAAGAAGACAAAGTATACCAGGAACACGTAGTTCCAATTTTGAGAGCTCAAGGAAAGCCAGTGCCCAACTATGAGGAACTCAAATACAATGCGTCTCTGGTATTAGGAAATTCTCAAGTGGTATTTGGCAACGCTGTGCCTTTACCACCAAACTACCAGCACATCGGAGGCTTCCATATTGATGAAGATGTCAAACCTTTACCAGAG GATCTAAAGAAGTTAATGGATAATGCGAAGAACGGTGTTATTTACTTCAGTCTTGGATCAAACATTAGAAGCAAAGACTTGCCAGACAGCATGAAAGAAGGTCTCTTGGAGATTTTTGGAAAACTCAAACAGACTGTTATTTGGAAATTCGAAGAGAATTTGGACAAGACACCTAAGAACGTGCATATAGTGCAGTGGGCACCACAGCAGAGTTTATTGGGTAAGCTAAAA TGTAATGACAACTATATTAATGGACTTTATATTTACAGGTACACTgcaaaaataaaggaaatatcTGTAGCATACCACCACAGTCCGATGAAGCCGGGAGAAGCATTGAACTTCTGGGTGGAGCACGTGGTGCGCACGCGCGGCGCCCCACACCTGCGCTCGGTGGCGCTACAAGTGCCGCTGTACCAACAAGCGTACCTAGATCTGCTAGCTGTGATACTGGCAGCTGTTGCTGTTATATTACTAGTGGTTAAGAGGATTTTAAGTTTATTCACATCAGAAAGTCCTAAACTAAAAAGGAATTAA
- the LOC118277904 gene encoding UDP-glycosyltransferase UGT5-like yields MEKLKCLLFCAVVSLCSCDAYKILAVFPVPSPSHGILGDNMIKHLLNAGHEVTYITPYASRQKSNPKLHIVDVTDHHSFFNPDILDLTEILEGTVNFKDHNFVFSMMMHIAAMTLEHKNVQKLMRDPQQKFDVIIGEYMFTDLYSTFPAVFQCPYIWFSTVEPHWMVMNLVHSPMNPAYNGDYMYANIPPFNFMQRVQELWLQLTGLYHHNNDYYQREEAVYLKHVVPILKEQGKPVPDYNVLKYNASLLLGNSQVAIGNAVPMPPSYKHIGGYHIDDEVKPLPEDLKKILDNAKNGVIYFSMGSNLKSKDLPDDLKKGLLEVFGGLKQTVLWKFEENLPNQPKNVHIVQWAPQQSLLAHPNLKLFVTHGGLLSLTEAVHFGVPVIAIPVFADQFLNANQIQHKRIGEKVDLSHNLPKDLKVALDKVLADLPRYTAKVKEMSVAYHDSPMKPKEALNFWVEHVVRTRGAPHLRSVALQVPLYQQAYLDLLAVLLAAAVGILLVVRKILCFFKPQKNIKEKKN; encoded by the exons atggagaaattaaaatgtttgttgttttgtgcGGTTGTAAGTTTGTGTTCATGTGATGCTTACAAGATCTTAGCTGTGTTCCCGGTGCCGAGTCCCAGCCATGGGATCCTCGGAGACAATATGATTAAACATCTTCTTAATGCTGGACATGAA GTAACCTACATAACGCCGTATGCAAGCAGACAGAAAAGTAATCCGAAATTACATATAGTGGATGTCACCGATCATCATAGCTTTTTTAATC CGGACATCTTAGACCTCACAGAGATACTGGAAGGGACAGTGAACTTCAAGGACCACAACTTCGTGTTTTCTATGATGATGCACATTGCAGCAATGACGTTAGAACACAAGAATGTGCAGAAGCTGATGAGAGATCCCCAACAGAAGTTTGATGTGATCATTGGCGAGTACATGTTTACAGATCTGTATTCTAC ATTCCCAGCAGTATTCCAATGCCCTTACATCTGGTTTTCAACAGTTGAACCACATTGGATGGTAATGAACCTGGTCCATAGTCCGATGAACCCAGCTTATAATGGAGACTATATGTATGCCAATATACCTCCATTCAACTTCATGCAAAGAGTCCAGGAACTGTGGCTTCAATTGACTGGACTTTATCATCATAACAA TGACTATTACCAACGAGAAGAAGCAGTGTACCTAAAACATGTAGTCCCTATCTTGAAAGAGCAGGGCAAACCAGTGCCTGATTATAATGTGTTGAAGTATAATGCATCACTACTGCTGGGCAACTCGCAAGTGGCGATTGGTAATGCAGTGCCAATGCCACCAAGCTACAAGCACATTGGAGGTTACCATATTGATGATGAAGTTAAGCCCTTACCAGag GATTTGAAGAAGATTTTGGACAATGCCAAGAATGGCGTAATTTACTTCAGCATGGGCTCCAATTTGAAGAGCAAGGACTTACCAGATGATCTGAAGAAGGGTCTGTTGGAGGTGTTCGGGGGACTGAAGCAAACTGTCTTGTGGAAGTTTGAGGAGAATCTACCGAACCAGCCTAAGAATGTTCATATAGTGCAGTGGGCACCACAGCAGAGTTTATTAG CCCATCCCAATTTGAAGTTGTTCGTCACTCACGGTGGTCTCCTATCCCTCACCGAGGCAGTCCACTTCGGAGTTCCAGTCATTGCCATCCCAGTCTTCGCTGACCAGTTCCTCAATGCAAACCAAATCCAACATAAAAGAATTGGAGAAAAAGTTGACCTTTCCCACAACTTGCCCAAGGATCTGAAGGTCGCTTTGGATAAAGTTCTCGCTGATCTTCCCAG GTATACTGCCAAAGTTAAGGAGATGTCTGTAGCATACCACGACAGTCCGATGAAGCCAAAAGAAGCATTGAACTTCTGGGTGGAGCACGTGGTGCGCACGCGCGGCGCCCCACACCTGCGCTCAGTGGCGCTACAAGTGCCGCTGTACCAACAAGCGTACCTAGATCTGCTAGCTGTGCTACTGGCAGCTGCTGTTGGTATATTACTGGTGGTTAGGAAGATTTTATGCTTCTTTAAACCTCAGAAGAATATAAAAGAGAAGAAGAATTAG